The genomic region acacacacacacacatgccgtaatacacacacacactcacacatacacacacacacacacacacacacacacacacacacacacacaggcacacacacacacacacacacacacacacaggcaagaagGGGCGGCAGAGGTGCTGTTCTGACAAGCCACTTTCCCACAGTCTCAGCTTTAAGGAGTAGGGGCGGGAGaccagacagtgtgtgtgtgtgtgtgtgcagctttaAGGAGTGGGGACGGGAGaccagacagtgtgtgtgtgtatgtgtgtacctatAAGATAAGGTGTTCCGACACATCATAGGATTATCTGTCCTTGTTAAATGCGTGCAtgcacagatagacacacacacacacacacacacacacaaacgtcatGCCTCATCAAGGACAGAAATTCCCAATAGCAATAGAATACAAACACAGGTCTCTCGTACATGATGGACTGATTAACAAACCTTTTCcaaaatgtcatgtgaccacgaGATGGACAGTAAAAGTATCTCTGATCAGTCAGGCAGATTAGAGGCCCTGGCGTGAGGGTATTATTTGGGGCAGAATGGCGTGAGGGTATTTGGTAAGACTGGTATAGGGGTATTATTTGGGGCAGATGAGCTGAATTGATAACACTCACCAGAGCTGAGAAGAGATGTGAGACAACTCACTCCCCATCCATGTGccaatccatctctctctctctttctccatatctctctctttctctctctaccattagtgtgtgtgtctgacttgtGTAAGGAACTAAGAGCATGAGTTGTaatcttctctgtgtgtgtgtgctctgtgtctgCATGAGTTGTaatcttctctgtgtgtgtgtgtgctctgtgtctgCAGGCCTCctcggtggtggtggaggatggTGACTCCCGCGGAGTTCTGAAGAGGGTCAGCTGCTACCCTGAGGGGGGCGAGAGGACCAGCCCTCCCCCCAGCAAAGTGGCACGACGAGAGGAGTCCCAGAGAGGTACGGGGGGGCAGCAAAGACACCTCACACTCCACCCAGGAACCTGTATATGTTCTCCACAGCGTGCAGTTGTTGTTGCCCTGTAATGTACTTATTTGggcgtgtttttgtgtgtcttgGTGCAGTTCTGCTGTACGTGaggaaggagacagaggaggtGTTTGATGCCCTCATGCTGAACAGCCCCACGTTGAAAGGCCTGCGAGAAGCCGTAAGTCTTTTCAtaaacttcctctctctctctctctctctctttcttctctctctctcttgttgttCCTCTTCCATCTTGACTTGACACATGTGTGATGCTCCAGAGAGTGCCTGCGTCTGAAGGACTTCCCCTCTTGTGTCTAAAGTTCATCCTGTCTTTATCTCTGTTCTCAGATTTCAGAAAAGTATGGTGTGCAAGAGGACACCATTGGGAAAATCttcaagaaatgcaaaagagGGTGAGTAGCATTTCCTTTAACGCATCTCTATCTCTGGGGTTCTAAAGAAAAGGTTCTATATCCATCAGGTTCTACTAGGATAGAACATTAAGAACACTCTGAACTTTAGttccagagaaagagaaaggtgtTCTAATCTGTCTCTTATAGAGAACATGTTCTTGGCACTGGAAGAATACACCTGACTTCGTTACTCTAAATGTGGTGTCTGAGAAGTCAGCTCAAGAAAAGCGGTTGGACCGGATGGGTAGCTAGCTATAACCTTTGGAATGTCATAATTGCAGTTCCTCCTAAAGAGAAAGACGAGTTAGATTGAAGACAAGAGGCAATGGAAACACTGTTTGAGTCACCATATTGTTTTAGCTACTCCTCCTGAGCTGGTGGTGGTGTGAGGGCAGGTGGAGAGGAACCCTTGTGGCATATTTACTAATGCCAAAGAGATGAGAGATCTGCATCTCCTAGACACGGACGTGTCGCTCCAGACTTTAATATCTGGTGGTGCAAGTTTAGATGATTGATGATACCGGTGCAAATCTTGGCTGCTGTTGCGCGGCCCAAACCGAAGCGATGCTCAGATAGTGTGGGGGCGCTCGAGCAGGAGACACAAGACGCAGCGGAGCCTAAATGGTCAACAGCTCCACTCAGTCACGGAAAAAAGCGCACGTCCTCGTTGCGCCTCACCTTTGGCTTGGAAACAAGGCCTCTGAACTGCGTAGAGCACCGCCCTTGTCACGATGAGTGAGTTTTTCTCAATGTGCCTAGAGGTCTAGAGCTCCTAGACAAACCCTGGTGAGGGGTGGATACGGACAGGACAGGTTCGGTGGcatttctgtctctcccacAACCCCCCGGGGCACGCAGAGCTGGGAGCAGCGCCAAAGGAACATTGCACGATGAGAATAATATTTCTGACCTGATTTGTGCATGATTGACTAGATATAATCTAGAACTATCGTGAGTTCTTTATGGATTGTTTCAAATAGTAGAGGTTCTACACAGAGTCGGGTAGAAGGAGAGTAGACCAGAAGACAGTTGGGACTGTCGCGGTCAGGATATCGTTGACAGATCTTCACCAGGCTTAGTCCCGTTGAGGAGCAGACTTAGTAGACTTGGTGAATCTGGTGATCTGTATGGCTTTTACGCTTAGGAAGGGTGGCCTGTTCTTGCtgtagtgagagtgtgtgcatgtgtgtgtgtgtgtgtgtgtgtgtgtgtggagagagtcgaGGCAGGATTCCTCCCTCTCAGTTAGCTGCAGCGGGAGAGGTAAATAGATGACATTCACTGCAGAATGACAAATGAATCTCCTCCATCCCTTGAGTATGAATCAGGAGGTTTAGCTTTGTTTGCCTTGTGCATCATACCTCATCACGGGCACTGAGGAGCTCTGTCAGGCCCCCTCTGAGCTGAGCACAGCTAGAGTCTGCTCCTTGAGTGACCAGAGAAGCATAATGAGCCCAGTGACATGAAAGTGCCTCCTGAGATCCTTCTGGAGAGCTCTTTATCTGTGAGATTTACCAACATGCTCTGAGACTCTGTTTCATGACCCTAATGTGTTGTCTCTGAGACTCTGTTTCATGACCCTAATATGTTGTCTCTCTCACGTTCTTTTCATCTGTGTAGAATCTTTGTCAACATGGACGACAACATCATCGAACACTACAGCAACCACTCGGCTTTCCTGATCAACATCTCCGAGGTCATGATGGGTCACTTCCACATCACCCTCACCGAGCTCTAGAAGGTCCGCGCCGCTGCTGGAAGCTTGCGATGCGCAtttcgctcgctctctctctctctccagctgttCTGCCAGCCATCGCAGGAGACTTGAAGCACTGCCACCACACTGAGAGACTCTTGGGTAGAAACGCGTCTCCATGGAAACAAGAGAAGCAGGAACTATATTTAAACGAGCAGACCCAGCATGAGCTTGTGAAAACTGCCAGACATTGCCTCTGTAAATACCTCTCTGTTTACCTTTATAaacttttaatattattttaatataacAAGTATTTTATAATACGAGCATTTATGGTGAATATGATGGATATTCTGTAAATATTTATTGTACATAGAAGTTGAAAATGACAACGAAGTTGAACGTGACAGTGGAGAATCTGAGAGTTATTTTGCAACAGTGATTTGCTTTGCAGATGAGTTTGCTATTTCAATATAATGTATTCAACCAAACCTTTTCACATTTTATTCAGCTGCTTTCAATGTATGCATCATTTCTTTTCAAGTGTACTGAGCCCTGTGGTCTCAGCATTTTAATGGCATTTTAAACGGCATGCTTTTCATTGAGCCCCAATGGCCTGagttacatttttatttttagtttgaattttttatatatttgtgCTTTTTTGTGCTTTTATATACACCACTCACATTCGCCCGTTGTAGTCGGCAACCAGTTAGTTTCACATCTGAATTCGTTGACGCGTCGCGTTTGTTCAGCCGAGACATTTTCAGACTCAGTCACACATTTCCACCCCCACGACGGCCATCACAGACTGCAGGCTGGCCCGGACCAGGCCCAGATCCACGCCGCATGCCAGCCGCATGCGGCCCGGTCCAGTCTGAGATGCATCCTCCAGTGTTTCCTACACAAAGACGCGACTGCGGGCGCTGCCTCCTGTGCCACCCCACACATTTCGAGGTGCAGGGCTCCCAACTCTGCTATTTCCTGGTCGTGTTTGTGTGGGGTAAAGGTTGTATATCTTCATAAGGACATTTCAATGCTTTGTATCGCTGTAAGACATGTTGTGTGTGGAGCTTCGAGGCTTCTTCCTCCTTTTTTACCGACTCCTGTTGTCCTGTTtttgaaagaaaataaaaatccttttttttgtgtgtgaatgttttggTCCTCTTTGGATGCATATGGAGCTGCCTTACAACACAGCTGGCCCTGATGAGACATCCTAGAAATCAGCATCTCTTCCTATTTCTCCCCAGTGTGTGGCCATCGCTCTTCGCGGTGTGATCACATCGGACTAGTGCTAGAAGAAAACAAGAACAGTCTTAACCTTGATCAGCCTGGACGACCTTGagatgtttgagtttgtgtatTTGCACCCTGGAAGCATATCCAGATGTTCACCTAGAATGGGTccggtaagagtgtgtgtgtgtgtgtgtgtgtgtgtgtgtgtgtgcatcctggAAACATATCCAGATGTTCACCTAGAATGGGACCTGCttgctgacacacacatcatgacATTTGCTTGTGGAGactggggcagtgtgtgtgtgtgtgtgtgtgtgtgtgtgtgtgtgtgtgtgtgtgtgagtgtgtgtgagtgtgtgtgtgtctgtgtgtgtgtgtgtgtgtgtatagctatTGAGCATAATCAGATGTACACAGCTAGCTAGTTAGCCCCACAGACACTCTTTTCAGATGTTGTTAGCATCATGTatggatacacacaaacaaccgcGCCATACTACCAAGTGGAACAACAGTATTTCATTGTCATTTGATTTTATCATATGACTTGGGTTaaacaaatgtgtctgtgtctccttCAAGCCTCCCGGGTTTGAGTATGATCCATTAAGGTTTAATGTAATTACTGGGTAGGGCAGGACTATTGTTTGTGTACTCCTGCCTGAAGAATGCAATGATAGACAGATTTATTAAATTCATAAAGGTGCACTTCCACGCACGAAAACAaatacatgtacacatgtacacacacacacacacacacacacacacacacacgacacacacacacacacacacacacacagttcactttccctctcctctcggtCTTCCTCTGTTTAAGAGCGATTGCAGCGTCCCCAGCACACAGAGTGTATATCACTGCtgctagagagtgtgtgtgtgtgtgtgtgtgtgtgtgtgtgtgtgtgtgtgtgtgtgtgtgtgtgtgtgtatgtgtgtgtgtgtgtgtgtgtgtgtgcgtgtccccAGCACACAGAGCGTATATTACtgctgctagtgtgtgtgtgtgtgtgtgtgtgtgtgtgtgtgtccagcacaCAGAGCATATCTCACtgctgctagtgtgtgtgtgtgtgtgtgtgtgtgtgtgtgtgcgtccccaGCACACAGAGCGTATATTACtgctgctagtgtgtgtgtgtgtgtgtgtgtgtgtgtgtgtgtgtgtgtccagcacaCAGAGCGTATATTACtgctgctagtgtgtgtgtgtgtgtgtgtgtgtccagcacaCAGAGCATATATCACTGctgctagagtgtgtgtgtgtgtgtgtgcgtccccaGCACACAGAGCGTATATCACTGCTGGctgctagagtgtgtgtgtgtgtgtgtgtgtgtgtgtgtgcgtccccaGCACACAGAGCGTATATCACTGCTggctgctagtgtgtgtgtgtgtgtgtgtgtgtgtgtgtgtgtgtgcatgcgtgcatgtgtgtctgtgcgtgcatgcgtgcgtgcgcggGTGCATGTGCAAGTGCATGCGcaagtgcgtgcgtgtgtgtgtgtgtatatgttgtttatgtttgtagaagagcagagagataAATAGGCTCATCAATCAtcaggacagagacagacacatctctctctctctctctctctctctctctcagcaagagtgatgaagagagagcgaaaacagagagagagaaggcagaaaTGTATGTGTTGTATCTTTCTCTTGTGAAATCTCATTTGTTCTAAATTCTAAATCTCTGATGTTTTATTTACtgatttgcttgtttgtttgtttgtattattacAACTTCAGAAAACTATAGAAGggtggggagacagagagaaagagagagagagagagggggagagagaggagagagaaagagagaaaggcatAAGTATGCTTGATCTGCAGAAGGAATTCTAAATCACTGCAGCAGTGGTGcaagaatgagagggagagaatagagacagagagaaagagagagagagggagagagagagagagggaaagagagagagacagacagagaaagagaagagacagagggaggcagagaaggagggagagacagagagagatcagTGTGATCTGCTGTAACGTCCTTACGGTAAGTAAACTCTAATTGGACCGGGCATTTGTGTGCTGACTTTGGATGTGTGGACCGGGTATTTATTGTGAgactttggagagagagagagagagagagagaaagagaaaaggaaggagattcagagggatgagaggaaaggtcggtcaaacacacacacatacacacaaacacacacacacacaaatgacagaCGCAGAGATATGCCATGACTATTATATctatttccatgtgtgtgtgtgtgtaagacagagaaGACAGAAGCACAGGTATACCATGACCGTCCTATTGCATctattccatgtgtgtgtgtcttggacaGAGCAAAAAGAATCAGCATCCGAAAAGTCATACTCATACTCAGCTCTCTAGAGCTCTGctcacctcttctctccctcctcccctctcctctcttctcctgtcctctcttctcttctcctctcttctcctgtcctctcctctcctctcttctcctcccctctgctcacctcttctctcctcctcctctcttctcctttcctctcttctcctgtcctctcctctcttctcctcccctctcctcttctcctattttcctctctcctctcacctccttctctcctctccttgcccttccctctcctctcccctctcctctcttctcctcttctcctctcctcccctctcccctcttctcctctcctcttttctcctctcctcttttctcctcccctctcttctctccttttgaCATGTGTGATTTATGTTTGCGGAGAgactgtgctggactgggcggcacatctcatattttgcatatttctcctctcctccctctccctctcctctcttctcctcctctttctcctcatctTATCCTCCTCTCATCTAGTTTCTATGGAGTACTGGGCAATTGTTACATCTGGCAAGAAAAAAGCTAGTTTAACCAATTTGAATTAGCATCTATCAGAATCTTTTACTACCAAATTAATCACACCCATTGCTTCATCTGTCAACTTGACATCCAGCTGTCTTTGTCATCTATTGTTGTATTTCCCTATCATCTTCTCTCTGTAATCTTCATGTGCTGCTAACGTTAAAGTAAGGCATTATGTTTCATCATTCTGACCGTGTGAGTCCTGTCAGTGCAGTAGCACCCATCACCTGTGCCCATCACCTGTGCCCATCAGAGGAGCCGTAGCTCCTGCGTTAGAATTTAATTTCCTCCCACAGCAGGTGTGAAGGTAGTtttgagtgtatctgtgtgtcctaaacacacacacacacatacacacacgagaCAGATCTAAATGTGTGTCCCACACTGAGACTGGTCAGACTACCGTCTCTTAGCAACGGACAGGCGTTCACCTTCGCAAACGGCTGCagactgctgctgttgtttctctctctctcccactctctctctctcccactcccttcctccctctctttctcccccctcctccctccatcactctctttccccctcctctctctctctcagtggttTGTCAGACGTGCgttgaggagagaggaggagagaagcaccGAGCTCTGGAGCGCCAGCATCGTCGTGTGTGAACCTGTCGTcgccatcaccatccccaccatcaccaccactaccgccaccatcatcaccaccaccaccaccaccaccatcaccaccactgcTGCTCTCTGCTCCTGTCCACACACAGCTGAAGGCCGCAGGAGGATGAACTAAgagcgtgtgcgtgcgtgtgtttgtgtctacacacacacacacacacacacacacacacacacacacagagagagagaaagagagggggggtcaGAGAGACGTGGCAGCAGGGAAGGTTAGAGACTCTCTGTGCGTgctctgtgttgtctgtcttcAGCTCTCTCTGCATCATCTGCAAACACAGGGGATTgaccgctgccgctgccgcgaCAGGACGCCAGTCCACATGTCAATGAGGAGAAGAGGCGCCGGGACAGACACGGTCTGCAATTACGAGACATCAAAGTCAGGATAAGACTGTCCACAAGGACTGGACAAGCAGTCTACTGGTACTGGACAGCATGATGTAAAGGCTACAAGACTGCAAGCAGTGTCCACGGCGGTCTACGAGGGCTGGGCAACACGTCACCAGGTACAAGCAGCATTTGGGATCTAAGGACTCTCTCCTGAGTGGATCCCACCCCTTCCCTCTTTCCTATCTGCTATTCACTTctacctccatccctctctctgtctctctctctcttccctctgctATTCACTTCtacatccatccctctctctctctctctccttctctgctcttcttttacctccatccctcctccctctcttcttctctgctcagtcatttcttctcttttcctgctgttctctccatcctctctcagttctctcctctcctcctcctcctcctcctcctccccatcagGATGCAGACCCCTGTCTCCATGGTGATGGGGATCGTCTTCGCCCCGCTGGGTCTGGTCCTGGTCTTCACGGCGGCCATCACTCCCCAGTGGCGCGAGGGGCAGGTGCAGGTGGCGGTGGGGCCGGGCGGCATCGGTGGCGTCGGCGTGGGCGAGGGTCTTCTCCTCCTGCGGTCAGACGGGCTGTGGGAGAGCTGCCTGCAGGTGGCGCACTCAGAGCTGAAGCAGTGCTGGCCCGCGTCTGGCCCGTACCAGCGTGACCGGCGTGTGCGCGCTGCCCAGGGTCTGGTGCTGGCCTCATCTTCGGGCGCCGGGATGGGTGGCTGGCCTCGCGCTCTTCGCCTTGTGCCCGGGGATCGTGCTAACCCAGGGCGTTGGATCGCTGGCCAGCGGATCAGCTGGCCAGCGTTGGCGTGCGCTGCTGCGTGGCGTCGCGGCCGGCGGCGGCGGCCTCCTGGTGGTCCTCGCCGGGCTCCTGAGCCTCGTGGCGCTCGGCCTCTACACGCACAACCTGGCAGCGCTGGGCAGCGAGGACCCTGCGGTCAGCGGCAGCGGCGTTGGAGGTCCGCGCTCGGCCCTTCAGCAGCACCAGAGAGCCTCGTCCGCCCACCGACTGCCCCGCCTGTCGCTGCGTCCGGCCGGGTCGCTCTACTTCGGCTGGGTGGGCGGCTGGGTGCAGGTGCTGGGCGGCGCGGCGCTCATGCTGAGCTTCAAGAGACCACACTGCCCATCCTGCCACAAGCGCCCCCC from Alosa alosa isolate M-15738 ecotype Scorff River chromosome 1, AALO_Geno_1.1, whole genome shotgun sequence harbors:
- the cldn23l gene encoding claudin-23 encodes the protein MQTPVSMVMGIVFAPLGLVLVFTAAITPQWREGQVQVAVGPGGIGGVGVGEGLLLLRSDGLWESCLQVAHSELKQCWPASGPYQRDRRVRAAQGLVLASSSGAGMGGWPRALRLRWRALLRGVAAGGGGLLVVLAGLLSLVALGLYTHNLAALGSEDPAVSGSGVGGPRSALQQHQRASSAHRLPRLSLRPAGSLYFGWVGGWVQVLGGAALMLSFKRPHCPSCHKRPPVDNTETYEVAC